One Oryza sativa Japonica Group chromosome 8, ASM3414082v1 DNA window includes the following coding sequences:
- the LOC107276042 gene encoding aquaporin NIP3-2 — protein sequence MEGGKMSSMGMDAASASVTVPPMQMQAGDQSNRIAIIISPRAGSSKILPFELVNGAANAGSQRHADPAESTPEAHHHLWHPVDLPKIKPPVPLVKKVGAEFFGTFTLIFTVLSTIIMDEQHKGVESLLGIATSAGLAVTVLVLSLIHISGCHLNPAVSIAMTVFGHLPPAHLLPYIAAQILGSITASFAVKGMYHPVNPGIVTVPKVGTVEAFFLEFVTTFVLLFIITALATDPNAVKELIAVAVGATIMMNALVAGPSTGASMNPARTLGPAIATGRYTQIWVYLVATPLGAVAGEGFYFAIKL from the exons ATGGAAGGGGGCAAGATGAGCAGCATGGGCATGGATGCTGCTTCAGCTTCTGTTACTGTCCCTCCCATGCAGATGCAGGCAGGTGATCAGAGCAACAGGATCGCCATCATCATCTCTCCAAGAGCCGGGAGCTCCAAGATCCTGCCATTCGAGCTTGTCAATGGTGCCGCCAATGCCGGCTCGCAACGGCACGCTGATCCAGCAGAATCCACTCCTGAAGCTCATCATCATCTATGGCATCCAGTAGACCTCCCAAAGATAAAACCACCAGTTCCTCTTGTCAAGAAG GTGGGTGCAGAGTTCTTTGGCACATTCACACTGATCTTCACAGTGCTGTCCACCatcatcatggatgaacaacacaAAGGTGTAGAGTCCCTCCTCGGCATCGCGACATCGGCAGGATTAGCAGTGACAGTACTGGTTCTGTCACTCATCCACATTTCAGGCTGCCACCTGAACCCGGCTGTCAGCATTGCCATGACTGTCTTTGGTCATCTTCCTCCTGCTCATCTTCTTCCTTACATTGCTGCACAAATCCTCGGCTCGATCACCGCATCGTTCGCCGTCAAAGGGATGTATCATCCGGTGAACCCCGGGATTGTGACGGTGCCAAAGGTTGGGACAGTGGAAGCATTCTTCCTGGAGTTTGTTACAACGTTTGTCCTACTGTTCATCATCACTGCTCTTGCCACTGACCCCAATGCA GTTAAAGAGCTGATAGCAGTGGCAGTCGGAGCAACAATCATGATGAACGCTCTTGTCGCAGG GCCATCGACAGGAGCATCAATGAATCCAGCAAGAACACTTGGCCCGGCCATTGCAACAGGGAGATACACACAGATTTGGGTTTATTTGGTTGCTACCCCACTTGGTGCTGTAGCTGGAGAAGGGTTTTATTTTGCAATCAAGCTGTAG
- the LOC107276345 gene encoding aquaporin NIP3-3 — MEGHKSGMEAVAVAIPPLHTGESNHRIDSNVSSQCHADPAELSDETQQQSLWHLGLRKIIPSSVPLLKKVSAEFFGTFILIFTVLSTIIMDEQHKSIETLLGIATSAGLAVTVLVLSLIHISGCHLNPAISIAMAVFGHLPSAHLLPYISSQILGAVAASFAVKGLYHPVNPGIVTVPNVGTVEAFFVEFIITFFLLFIITALATDPNAVKELIAVAVGATVMMNILVAGPSTGASMNPARTIGAAIATGRYTQIWVYLVATPLGAIAGTGAYVAIKL, encoded by the exons atggaaggGCACAAGAGTGGCATGGAAGCTGTAGCAGTTGCCATCCCTCCCTTGCACACTGGTGAGAGCAACCACAGGATTGACAGCAATGTCAGCTCGCAATGCCATGCTGATCCTGCAGAGCTCTCTGATGAAACTCAGCAGCAATCTCTGTGGCATCTAGGCCTAAGAAAGATAATACCATCATCTGTTCCTCTCCTCAAGAAG GTCAGTGCTGAGTTCTTTGGCACATTCATACTGATCTTCACCGTGCTATCAACCatcatcatggatgaacaacacaAAAGTATCGAGACGCTCCTCGGAATCGCAACATCTGCAGGCTTAGCAGTCACTGTTCTAGTTCTGTCCCTCATCCACATATCAGGATGCCATCTGAACCCTGCAATCAGCATCGCCATGGCCGTCTTTGGTCACCTCCCTTCTGCTCATCTTCTACCTTACATTTCTTCACAAATTCTCggggccgtcgccgcctccttcgccgtCAAAGGTCTGTATCATCCGGTGAACCCCGGGATTGTCACCGTGCCAAATGTCGGCACGGTTGAGGCGTTTTTCGTCGAGTTCATAATAACATTTTTTCTACTGTTCATCATCACTGCTCTTGCCACTGATCCTAATGCA GTGAAAGAACTGATAGCAGTGGCAGTTGGGGCAACAGTCATGATGAACATTCTTGTGGCAGG GCCATCAACAGGAGCATCGATGAATCCGGCGCGTACAATTGGCGCGGCTATTGCCACAGGGAGATATACTCAGATTTGGGTTTACTTGGTGGCAACTCCACTGGGTGCTATAGCTGGAACTGGGGCTTATGTTGCAATTAAGCTGTAG